In the genome of Haemorhous mexicanus isolate bHaeMex1 chromosome 22, bHaeMex1.pri, whole genome shotgun sequence, the window AGCCCAGGCTTCCCTCAGCTGGCTGGCAGCGTTTTAATCAAGTACCAAGGATCATGtttgaagaattatttttctctccctctctctgagctggtgctggtgctgagccagtttggaaaaaaaaaaaaagagccacaAACTTGTAGTGGGTCTCTTTCTCCCCCACTCCTTTCTGAAACTGCTAAAGAGTAAAAATGTGTTTGGAAATAATGCAGGGAAGTGGTTTGTGGAAGATTGTTTGTCTCCAGGCTGGTTTATtcttcattttgctttcttttcgAGGTTTGTTTGATCTTAGTTGCTGATGCTGTGTGTGGACCTAGGTGAAGTGGCACAAGATGTTTGCCAGCTTCAGTGTGCTTAGGGTTTGAGATTTTCAGGGAATGAATCCATCTAATATTCTGAGTTTATTTTCATCAGGTTGATTACTGCTGCTGGTGATGCATgtgatattttccatttctcttgtGCTCCACTGCCCTAACCCCAGTGTACAGCCCTCCTTTCCCCTTCACATGACTCATGCCTGCCAAGTTTGAGGAAGTATAAATGTGTGTGCttgatatttctcttttttttctaggTAGGTAAATAGTTGGAGGAAAAGcacctgtccctgtgcaggtTAGGATGATAATCTAAGTGGCATAGTTGCAGTAAGAGTGAGTTGTTtggtatttttaataaaaactaaaCGTGTGCTGTCTTGTGACCACCTCTATCCTTGGTATCATCTCCCAGCACTCTCGATGTTCTGTGTGTGATGTTTGCATGCATTGACACTTTTCTGGAAATGTGGATTGCTCTGGTGCTGTTGAAATGCtggtgctgaggagctggcaaTGGTGGAAGTTTATTTTTGTGTAGAGACACAAActctgagagagagagagggagagagagagagagagaggaacgAGCCGTGCCGAAGGTGTCTGGATTTGGAGGGATTTGCAGGGGCATTTTggccacagaaagcagcaggggaagggTCTGGCTGAGACCTCGTGCTGGTGCAGCCCCAGTGTTTGGCTCTGGGTTTACTCTGAGTTGAGGGAGAAGAGAGTTGgccccaaagcagagctggagttGTCTGGAGACCCTCTGCAGGGAGGTCTGTGTGTGCCCGGCTCTGCACGGAGCTCTTGGGCACGTTGCCTTAAGATTGCAGAccctgtccagctcctgctgggctccagAAGGTCAGGGATGGTCAGAGAGAGGACAGAGAGCCCGGGAAATCGGGGTTGGATTGTTTGGCTTAcaccaggagagccctgggagtTCACCTGTGTTACCCCTGCAcgagggagagcagagctgggccagcaaGACACGAGTTCAGCTCCCTGTCCAGCCTTGGGCAAGTCACTCTAcctctctgcctcagtttccccgtcTGGAGAATGGGGATAACACTCACCTACCTCACAGGGGTGTTGTGAGGACTCACAAGCTTTTGTAAAGCACTTTGACAGGCGCTGTGTAAGTGCTGAGTGTGGATATTGAAGTATTATTATGAATTAAACCTTGTGATACCTAGAATTCCTTGTGCCAAAggtgagcagctggaggaggatgCAAGGAGAAAACTGGCAAAATGTTCCTTTCACGATGGCAAAAACAAAAGGCCATTtgcccccttttccccccttttttaaCACATGGTGTATTCTGTCCATTCTCTCCATTCACCAGTTTTTACTGACGAGTGCACCTGGATTtggctttttaatttattgaaaTCCCTGTCCCTTGGGAAGCCttgcactgccctgctccaggatgcCAAGGTGGTGCCTTTGTGTGGGTTCCCAGCAGGTGCCCTGGGCAGTGTGTGCCACCTTTAGGAGAAGGTGGTTGAATGACtaaagaggccaaaaaaaaaaaaaaagaaaaaaaattgagaaattaGGAACttctgagcagggatgtgggcAGCAGTGGTGAAACGTGGAattgtggcagcagctgtgtgcagaGTTCACAGATGTTGAAATGTGTGGCTGAGGAGGGCCAATACATCTCCCTGTGCTGTaaaaggaggatttggggagaattGTTTAAGGTGCAGAACCTTGACAAAGGGTTTGTCCGGGTAGTTGCTCCCTGCAAACACaacctggcagccctgcagccctaCAAGCTGTTcgttttgttatttttttcccccaagaacACTTGTAAGTCTCTAAAATCACCTCGAGATGATGTGCagtatatttttccatttgaagtGTGGTTTTAGGGGATCATCCCTGCTGCCTGTTAACCTCCCCCATAAGGAGGGCTCCTCAGGTGGCCTTGGTGGCACCTCCTGCCACCTTCCTGGGACGAGATGGGACCCCACTCCGAGGCAGTGAAACCCCTCAAACGCCAGGATCAGTGACCTGTGTAATTTATCTGTAGCTTTCTATTGTGAActgtaaaataaagaataaaaggaGAGGCACACTGTGGCTCGTCTGGGGtgtgttttgttatttttgtgttaAAACTGAACAGCCTTTTGGCTGTTCACACCCAGAGTTAGTTTGGGGAACGATCCAAACAGAATCCTTCTCTTTGGGGTCTTTATGGggaaaaacagaatttctttccagagctggacaggaTCCGGTTGTGTTGGGGGTGACCTGTGGGGGTCTGGGGTGACCTGTGGGGGTCTCTccgggggcagctctgggatgctccATTCCTGGGCTCTTCCCGGTACCCGGGGTCACTGCGGTTCCCTGTTCCTGGGCTGTGTCCGGGGTCATTGGAGCTTCCCATTCCCGGTGCCTGGGGTCTGTCCAGGGTCACTGGGGTTCCCCGTTCCCGGTACCCGGGCTCACTGGGGTTCCCCGTTCCCGGTACCCGGGCTCACTGGGGTTCCCCGTTTCCGGTGTCTGTCCGGGATCACTGGGGTtccccgttcccgttcccggtgTCTGTCCGGGGGCTCTGGGATGCTCCGTTCCCGTTCTCGGTGTCTgtctggggtcactggggttccccgttcccgttcccaggCTCTGTCCGGAGGCTCCGGGATGCTCCGCTCCCGTTCCCGGTACCCGGGGTGACTGGGGTTCCCCGTTCCCGGTGCCTATCCGGGATCACTGGGGTTTCCCGTTCCCGGTGCCTGTCCGGGGTCACTGGGGTTCCCCGTTCCCGGTGCCTGTCCGGGGTCACTGGGGTTCCCCGTTCCCGGTACCCGGGGTCACTGGGGTtccccgttcccgttcccggtgTCTGTCCGGGGTCACTGGGGTTCCCCGTTCCCGGTGTCTGTCCGGGGTCGCTGGGGTtccccgttcccgttcccgggCTCTGTCCGGGGGCTCCGGGATGCTCcgctcccggtgtccccgccggccgccagggggcgctgcCGCGCGAGGCGTGCCGGTGCCGCCGGAACGGGAGCGGGGCCCGCGCGCGTGCCCGCGGCTCCGTGCGTGTGCCCGCGGCTCCGGTGCCCCGCCGGGATCCCCGGCCGTTTCCCCCCACGCCATGGAGCGGGCCCTGCggctgtgccgggccgggcTCCGCTTCCGCTCCAGCCGCGGGGCCGAGCAAGGAGCGCCCCGAGGCCGCGATCCCCCCGCGTCCCTCCCGCAGAGcccgggggccgggccggggtcGCGCACCGGGCGGGAGCTGTGGCGGGCACAGCAGGACCCGCCCCGGGCCGGCAAGGGGAAGGGGCCGGAGCGAAAGGCGCCGGCCCTGGAGAGAACCAAAGGCTCGGAAATCCTGTTCGGGGTGGCCCCGTGCAGGCTGGCGCTGGCCCGGGCGCGCAGGGCGCTGTTCCGGCTGTTCCTGAAGGAGCAGcgcggcggccccgggcggCCCCTGAGGGCCGAGCTCGCCCTGCAGGCCGCGGCCCGCGGGGTGCCGGTGCTGCACGTCCCGGGCCGGGCGCTGGACACGCTGTGCCGGGGCCGGCCCCACCAGGGAGTGTGTCTGGAGGCGGCCCCGCTGCCCTTCAGGAGCCTGCGGGACGCTGAGGAGCCGCGGCCGGGCGATGGAGAGAGCGGGGGCcggcagctgctgtggctggtgCTGGAGCACATCCAGGATCCCATGAACCTGGGGGCCCTGCTGCGCTCCGCGTACTTCCTGGGGGTGGACAGAGTGGTGGCGACCCACAGCAACAGGTACGAGCCACAGAAACAGGTATGAGACAAAGAAACATGTAACGAGACACAGAAACAGGTAATGAGACACAGAAACAGGTAACGAGACACAGAAACAGGTACGAGCCACAGAAACAGGTATGAGACACAGGAACAGGTACGGGCCACAGAAACAGGTACGAGCCACAGAAACAGGTACGAGCCACAGAAACAGGTATGAGACAAAGAAACAGGTAACGAGCCACAGAAACAGGTAATGAGACACAGAGAGGCACACAAACAGGTACGGGCCACAGAAACAAACAGGTACGGGCCACAGAAACAAACAGGTATGGCCCACAGAAACAGGTACGAGGCAAAGAAACAGGTTATGAGACACAGAAACAGGTAATGAGATACAGACACACAAACAGGTATGAGCCACAGCAACAGGTAACGAGCCACAGAAACAAGCAGGTGTGAGCCACAGAAACAGGTgcaggctcctccagcccccctTTCCTCCCAGACACGTTTCCAGGCTGCCTCACTCAGCTGTTGTTTAGGGAGATTTCTGGGGCTGATCTCtagagcaggatttgggatgttgCTGCTCGGCAGGcaggctgtgggatgtgggattcCAGGCTCTGCCTGGACTCTCCTTGtttaaccctttttttgttgtccTGCCTGTGACCTGTTTCCTGGGTTAATTCCTGAGCCGTCCTGTTCTCCATAGGAAAACACACCCATGTAGTGAGTGGGATCTAAAAATCCACCTGCACTTCTCTCGTGTGACACTTGTCCATTCTTTTCCCCTTGCAGCTGCCCCTTGACTCCCACAGTGAGCAAAGCCAGCGCTGGAGCCATGGAGGTCTTTGATGTGTACAGCACAGATGATCTGCAGGGCTTTCTGAAGGTACACTGAGCCacttgaggggtttttttttttccttttttcaagaAAACTCAAACACTGCAGGtatgacaggcaggggaggcacagggggAGCCCTGAGTTATTTGGGACaaccccagccccattccatCAGGCAGGGGGGGAGGGTGGCTGTTTTTTCTGGGAGCTGGAGGTACCAGGAtaatcctgcagctctggggaggccGGGCTTTGTGTCCCTTCTCCTCGGGATGTGTGGCAGAGCAGCATCCCAGGGCCCAGGCACACGATGGCAGCATTGGGCAGCCTTTGGAGCAGGGAGTGGAGGAGGAACCAGGGAtggggggagctgctgggaatctttttttccctgtgcagtGAGGTGTGAGAGGGAGCTCTTTGCAGGTAAAAATGTAAGGcatgccagaaaaaaaacccctaggCAGCTtaactgaaaatgtaaaaaatagaGTGCTTGTATTCTAAGCTTGAGTATTTGGCAATTcttgatttctttccttttctaggCTAAGAGGGCAGAAGGCTGGGAAGTGGTGGGAACAGCCAGCAGGCCTGAGGATGTGGAGGGTGTTCCTGTCATCAGCTGCTCGGAGTTCCGGTGGGACAAACCCCTTATTGTAGTGATAGGTACTGCCAtttgcagagctgggtgggGGATGCTTCACTCCAGGGCTTGTTCCAGGTCTGGAAGAGAAAAGCTGAGGGGGAATGATGGAATGGTGTGGCTGTGGATGAAGCAGGGACTGGGAGGAACGGGGGgggctcccagcaggaacagtTTGTGGGTGCACTCAGAGTTCAGCAGCTGTGGAGGgtctgggggcagttttggtgCCAGGGCAGTCACAGGGTGGTGTTTGCTTTGTGTTCTCTGTTGTGATCTGTGCTGGAGCCCCAGGTGTGGATTTTCTGTGGTGGTGAGCCCCAAGCTGAGGGAGAGCCCTGGAGGTGTTTGCtcttcctgcacagagctgctcagggagagctgTGCCACATTTCCCCTTAAAAACCAGGAATGTCTGGTCTGGGAAGAACCAGGGGCTGTTGCTGGGCATGGTCTGGGCACAAAGCTGGGCTTTGCAGTCACCCCTGAGAGCAgtcagggcacacctgggagagggcaggaggtgctgcctgtggagcaggagcagaggaatcTCCTCCCTGTTGGAGCAGTGCCTGCCACTTCCCTGAGCATGAACTGGGCAATTCCTGCAGGGAATTCTGCCCTCTCTCTCACCTCTTGTAGGCACAGTTTGGACTTGTGCAGCCTCCCAGAAGGTGAAGGGAAGGGGAGTAGCAGCTCTGTGGCAGCTGGAGAAAGAAATTCCCCCAGGAATGCAGCTCCAGACACCTGTGTGTGGCCGTGCCACGTCCCCCACTCCCTGtcacctggcacaggagctggctggAGCTTTTACACTTGGAAGTAGAGCCCTGCTGGCCACGAGCCAGGGAGGGGCTGTCATCCTGCcccgtgctggggctggctTGGCTCGGAGGATATtcctttaattaaaatgtttattgAACTCCTGCAAACACTGACAAGACAACGCTGCAAATCTGGCATCTCTGCAAGATGTGTGGAGCTGTAttccagggggagcagggaggctggcagct includes:
- the MRM1 gene encoding rRNA methyltransferase 1, mitochondrial isoform X2, with the translated sequence MERALRLCRAGLRFRSSRGAEQGAPRGRDPPASLPQSPGAGPGSRTGRELWRAQQDPPRAGKGKGPERKAPALERTKGSEILFGVAPCRLALARARRALFRLFLKEQRGGPGRPLRAELALQAAARGVPVLHVPGRALDTLCRGRPHQGVCLEAAPLPFRSLRDAEEPRPGDGESGGRQLLWLVLEHIQDPMNLGALLRSAYFLGVDRVVATHSNSCPLTPTVSKASAGAMEVFDVYSTDDLQGFLKAKRAEGWEVVGTASRPEDVEGVPVISCSEFRWDKPLIVVIGSEGEGLSLESQLQCQQMLAIPPGRALHPGLDSLNVSVAAGILLHSICSQKRRQGD
- the MRM1 gene encoding rRNA methyltransferase 1, mitochondrial isoform X1, which produces MERALRLCRAGLRFRSSRGAEQGAPRGRDPPASLPQSPGAGPGSRTGRELWRAQQDPPRAGKGKGPERKAPALERTKGSEILFGVAPCRLALARARRALFRLFLKEQRGGPGRPLRAELALQAAARGVPVLHVPGRALDTLCRGRPHQGVCLEAAPLPFRSLRDAEEPRPGDGESGGRQLLWLVLEHIQDPMNLGALLRSAYFLGVDRVVATHSNSCPLTPTVSKASAGAMEVFDVYSTDDLQGFLKAKRAEGWEVVGTASRPEDVEGVPVISCSEFRWDKPLIVVIGTVWTCAASQKVKGRGVAALWQLEKEIPPGMQLQTPVCGRATSPTPCHLAQELAGAFTLGSRALLATSQGGAVILPRAGAGLARRIFL
- the MRM1 gene encoding rRNA methyltransferase 1, mitochondrial isoform X4, which encodes MERALRLCRAGLRFRSSRGAEQGAPRGRDPPASLPQSPGAGPGSRTGRELWRAQQDPPRAGKGKGPERKAPALERTKGSEILFGVAPCRLALARARRALFRLFLKEQRGGPGRPLRAELALQAAARGVPVLHVPGRALDTLCRGRPHQGVCLEAAPLPFRSLRDAEEPRPGDGESGGRQLLWLVLEHIQDPMNLGALLRSAYFLGVDRVVATHSNSCPLTPTVSKASAGAMEVFDVYSTDDLQGFLKAKRAEGWEVVGTASRPEDVEGVPVISCSEFRWDKPLIVVIGEIGG
- the MRM1 gene encoding rRNA methyltransferase 1, mitochondrial isoform X3; translated protein: MERALRLCRAGLRFRSSRGAEQGAPRGRDPPASLPQSPGAGPGSRTGRELWRAQQDPPRAGKGKGPERKAPALERTKGSEILFGVAPCRLALARARRALFRLFLKEQRGGPGRPLRAELALQAAARGVPVLHVPGRALDTLCRGRPHQGVCLEAAPLPFRSLRDAEEPRPGDGESGGRQLLWLVLEHIQDPMNLGALLRSAYFLGVDRVVATHSNSCPLTPTVSKASAGAMEVFDVYSTDDLQGFLKAKRAEGWEVVGTASRPEDVEGVPVISCSEFRWDKPLIVVIGILLHSICSQKRRQGD